Within Cydia fagiglandana chromosome 25, ilCydFagi1.1, whole genome shotgun sequence, the genomic segment AGTGTgtgtaaataaaagcttgtaaaaatgaacCCACACATAGGAAATGGACcagttaaaatgtatgaaacatccaattttttttgCGATCTTGGGGTTGGTCctttagtaaaagttgctcctcaataatcccaaaacctccctggcaacggcgatgcagttattttttggccaccctgtatacaaagGTATATAGGGACAGTGCGcattggagggtctgccatcttgtggcctgatcggaaacatatgtgcacattatgtacattgccaaagcaagtgctactattatttcttctgtgataAAGTGTGTAAAAATGGCGTAACGTACCCGACATATTTCTCAAATGCCCCGTTCCAATTTGAATATTCCTGGACAGGTTTGGACAGGAATTTCATTGTAACGTTTGATGGACATCAGTGAAAGCGGTTATAGCATGTGTTTATATTGTGGCATTGTTTTTCTCTCTGGTACTTTATCTCGGCTCGACAGGGATGTAGAGAGCTAGATGTGCCACGGATCAGAACTTAGAAATCATCGGTAAGTGTAAAATTAGTTTTAGAGGAACCTCAACAcgagagaagaagaagaagtataaaatgtatgttCCGATGAGTTACGAGCTCGTattgtttagggttccgtacttcaaaagaaagaaacggaactcttataggatcactcgagcgtctgtctgtctgtttgtccgtcTGTATTAATTCCTTGTTCTTCTTGCAGCATTTATACATGTCTCTGTTTGGTCCGATAGTTGACTGGTacagaatgccattaggcatgaAGTCCACCATtcgtacattatttttatgttttgtgcgataaagtttaaataaataattaatgttcggagaaatcctgaagaaaggccagctCTCAGCatcctaaaccggcgagcgtgtatgaggaatgttatgaaagtgaaggaagcgaaagaggtagctatgtcaggatcgtaggaagtagaaatccgtggtctctgcctacccctccgggagatgttgttgttgttgctaTGCTATAGCTATGGCACGAGCcccttgttgttgttgttgtcctaaggcaccccagaggtgcaaaaGGCCTTCACAAGCTGGtgccacgccttcctatcttcaggGACCCttctggcctcgctccagctcaacccgaccgctcgtagtTCATTTGAATGGATGAATGAATGACCGGGAAATAGGGGtgattatatgtaggtatgtataaataaataaataaatattataggatatttttacaaaaaatttactaagccccacggtaagctcaagaaggcttgtattgtgggtactcagacaacgatatatatgatatataaatacttaaatacatagaaaacaaccatgactcaggaacaaatatctgtatcatcatacgaataaatgcccttaccaggattcgaacccgggaccatcggcttcataggcagggtcactacccactaggctagaccggtcgtcaaatgtaTGTTAGTAAACTTTCTATCTCTTCCAGTATCAGACCCTATATCCGCTACCAACAATAAGTCGGGACATGCCCAGACAATAGCCGATTACTTTTACTGCTCATTGTGCCCGTCCGCGCTTATTTACGCTTACTTACGCTTGCCTACGCTCACTTACGCACATTTACGCTTATCGCCGGAACGAGACGTTGTCAAAGGGAATATTACAAGTACTGTTTGAATGTAGTTTGAGTAGTTGCTCACTTGTATTGAAAATATAAAAGCTTAAGTatggccaggcgtggctcactctgcgatttcgtcgctttgcaacaggtagttAAAAGTACAACCGgttcacaccaattttggtggctagccataagccgcgcatggcgctgtcgccacctagcgaccatacctgtcctgatcgtaacagacgcgttttgttagggagtgagtcttctgtacctagtactattatttattatgtggtaTGGTCTAGGTTTTATCGAACAACGGCAACACGGTAAccatacccccccccccccacccctaATTGGATTAATTTATCTATATCCAGGAACATATCTGTGTTTTCtttcataaaatataagttTAAAATCAAAACTGGTAGGCAGACCGGTGGAGGTCGGCCTTATTTACCCATATCTTAGCTTAGACTATAATAATTATtgctaaataaaactaaaacaacCAATAAACttgtatattttacaaaaactaaaaaGCAATATTCAAGAAACAACTTGATTATATATTTTTCAACGAAGATTTTTTGAGGACATACGGTGAAATTGCACAGATAAGTAAAATTACCGATAACAGCATTCACTTTTTCGGTGGTTGACACGCAGGTAAAGGTTTAGTAGGTGGACTAGGTATCTTAGGCAGATCCCTTTCACAGGGCACTCTTTCCCTCATTAACCAATCTGTGTTAAAATAGAAGTTGTACAAAGGCACAAACGCCTTCCCAATCATATAGAAGACTGTCCTAGTGGCTTCATCAGTCTCTTCTGGAAAGCAAAGGGATCCCGTCACGAATAACAGAGCACTAGATAGAAATATACGCTTAAGTACGTATCTTCCTTTTAGGAAACCAGCAATACCCGCAGCGCCCACGAAAGCCATTCTCTGATTCTTATATTCCGGTGATCTCATTTTGCTCAGAATCTTCTTTTCAGCAGCTCTATAATCTCTAGAGATTTCTGTATAAGTGTCCTTCAATTCTTTAGTAGCTGTGTTGATAATTTCTGATACTTGTTTGCGGTATTCTGTTACTGTCGGTAAGAGGAATTCGTGGGTGACTTTTCTGTCTGGGCACTtgattttatcattttcaaacTCTTTCCATCGATAATGAGGGCATTCGTAAATGGGTAAGTCTTTGTATTTCATCGGCGGAGGTTTTTTAGGAGTATCATCTTTTGCAGCGGCAGAGACTGTGggtataaaacaaaattttgctatttttaaaaaacctttaAGAGCTACAGCGCTTATTCTTCCAGCGACATATAGGTTTTTGTTTCTGTCTATATTCAATTGGTCTCCCTTGAAATTTTGAATATTGTTATGATTTTCTGTTATTTTTTCCATTTTCATGctgttttgtattaaaaattcTTTGAAAACGACATTGTCAATGAATGACAGACTGTCAAGAGTCTTTGTAAATTAATATGACATGAAAAGATGGCAAACTTTTTACTTGTTGTTGCCAAAAGCTATGAAAACTTTCTCGTACAATTCCCTACTTAAGGTCTCTGCCaactacaccgtatcataccatgaccgtgctatgaacgtgtcaggcaaaaaaatattctttgtatgaaaaagtatgagACTATGCCCACTAGACCGTTCCGTCACCGACCATACCCGtcgcgtgccatgcacggaccgTCAAAAATAGTCGGCGAGGATATTTTGCCGGTGCCGAAACGCTCCGTGCATGGCACGCAACGTTGCCAGAACGGTGCGTGCAGGCGGCGAAACGGTGGGCATACGGGTTTTAACCGCGTATGGTGaccgttctaagcccgttataaACGCGTTGCTATATTTCTTGCTCGCTCTTACCAGTCTGATAACAATTCGCTGGCTCTTTCTGACGAGTAATGCTCACGCGAATAAAACGCGGGTACTAAGGGGATGAAACGCGGATGCTACGGGAATTATAGGCGGATGCTATGGGGATGATGCGCGGTTACTACGGGTACTAAACCCGTTATGTACAATGTGgacacggtgtagtgggcatagtaggccgtatcgcgttacattccgtgcctgatacgttcatagcacggtcatggtatgatacggtgtagtgggcagagacctttaAGTATAGAGTTGGTAGACAtagagtctgtgtggaaagagaagagtcgcggAATGTATTGGtttccatacattccacgacttttctctttccgcacagacttcagtgcgacataaaatagtagaaattaaataaaatgagacTGAACattttccatactaaattgttgcattttacgtcaaatgcggcgccctcattagttttctacaatttcttgtcgtcTCTATAGGTATCTCTGTATGTTACCTCTTCATCCTACACTAGTGTTATAGGACCAATCTCAAAAATGTTGACAGGCCTATCAAAAAATCGAATCACAAAGATACTAGGCAGTATatgtatgtttaaaattcagGATTTAGAACATCGGGCTTTCTTGTTGTaagtcacaaaaaaaataaaggagAGGAAGGAAGAAGGGTGGGCCAAAAGGGCGTACTTGGGTCAACCAACTAGATGCCGTCATGTTGGTCATCTTAAATATTGTTGGGCatagtggaggcagatctccgtgagctcggcgtcggcgaaaactggcgggataccgccctggaccgatcaaagtggcgtgctcttgtgttggaggccaagactcattttcgGTCATCGCGCCAGCCAAGTGAGTAGTAACTCTCATTATAAATCTAAAAAGAACTTTCGGCACAAATGATTCGCTCTTGACACATTTAGCTCGTGCCTAAATCACAAATCAAAAGTAAAAGTGCTAGAGAAATCCTATCATCATTTGTTATACTTAACAATCGGCCATCTTTGAAAAAATCACTGCCATCATTATCAAACTCACAGAAAACTCTACCACATCGATTATACAATATCCATTGACGGTTTGGTAGGAAAAGTTGCTTCAAAACTGAGTCAAAAGAGTCAATGGATTTTGAATTTAGCGAAACCGTTTTCGTGGTACcgtattatttaaatttggaacatcGAATCGTGTGTCGGAATCGTGACTATACGTAAAGCATACGGTTCTATAATTTACTAAACCTCGTATCGATTTTATCGGTCGTTAGGATTTTAAGCTTTATATTAATGTGTTACAGTTGATTTTTGTAATTGGGTGAGAGATTTATATGAGGTTTTAGCAATAGATGTGTTAGACGGTAAatcgatatttaaaaattcgaACATAACATGGCTTGTCTTCGTGAGAAATGTCTAAAGTATTAAATACATAGCGTAGATACCAAGTACAAGGCAAAGCATGCAAAAAACATTGTATCGATAACGatatgggggttttcaggggcgaaaaatcgatctagctaagtcTTATCTGTGTGAAAATGCAGCGCgaacagtttttagggttccgtacccaaagggtaaaacgggaccctattactaagacttcgctgtccgtccgtccgtctgtccgtctgtctgtcaccaggctgtatctcacgaaccgtgatagctagacagtttaaattttcacagatgatgtatttctgttgccgctataacaacaaatactaaaaacagaataaaataaagatttaagtggggttcccatacagcaaacgtgatttttgaccaaagttaagcaacgtcgggcgtggtcagtagtgtcagtacttggatgggtgaccgttttctttttgcatttttttccgttttctttttttgctttatggtacggaacccttcgtgcgcgagtccgactcgcacttgcccggttttttatatattttctaaGCAAAGCTTGGTCTCTCAGATATTAAatgataaaatacaaacgtaaataaggtaccttttagaCGCTTTGAAGGTATTTCTATACACTAAGTTATCTGCTGATAGCATTAATTACGGTACATTAAACACCAATGGGAATTATTGAACGAAATTCTGAATCTGATAAATGGGAGCAAACAGTTTGAAGACGATAATGGgtttataaataggtaaataagctaaatatatttagaatataacgacgaccggtctggtctagtgggtagtgaccatgcctatgaagccgatggtcccgggttcaaatcctggtaagggcatttatttgtatgatgatacagatatttgttcctccATGAGTCCTAGTTGTTTGTTTTCTATATATGTTAGGCTGGATAGGTTCCTCTTGAGTTGACCTACCTCTGGTGTCACTGTGATGATAAACTGATATTATTTGGACCATAGTTGGAAGATTTTTGACTATAGTCGGCTTATACATTTGATTCTCTGATTGAAAGTCATAAGTTTAAACCTATTGTAAAGGAAGGTGAACTCCTGAGACTGTCGCCCCACCAGCGGGGCTCCCCTTCCCCTTGCGCCGCGCCCCGCAGTCGCCGCAGCGCAACAGTCAACTCGTCCATTTGCCCGTGGCCCGCCTCACAGCACGCACATACGTACAGTCTGAGCCTTTGAGATTACGTTAATcaaaaatatacaattttagtttaagttttgtcTCATTTCTGAACCCCTCTTAACAGTTCAGAAGTGGGATCGAgcttactttaaaaataaaaagtaaacatCACCCGCCCACTACCctacaaatattttattgtgatGGATAAAGAATCACGTTCGCGCTCGCGCTCCAGGCAGCGTTCGCGCTCTGGGCGACGTTCGCATACCAGGCGATATAGTAGAAGTAGATCGAGGGAGCGTACTCCAAAAAggagaaaatctaataaaattgaTGCTGATTTAGTTACGAGGCTTAACAAATTAGAacgtttaatgaaaaaaaatagtaaatacatCTGCTCAAGGCTCGGCGACGGTGGAAAATAAGTCAAAGGGACAGAAAAATATAACCCCCGCCATTTCAGTTACAGTAGATCCAACGAATGATTGCACTTCAATGTCAACGACGCCACCGATAGCAAGGTCTACCTCGGAGCTTGGCGGCGTTGGCCCCATGTTGTCGGCGGGCGAGCTGACGTCACCGGGGCAGCGCGGGGAGCGCGCCATTCCCCAGTCGCCGCTGCTGCCACTACCAGCCGCCTTCGCCCGGTGTGCGCCAAGAGCAGCTGAACCTGCTGCGGCCTCTTGCTCGGGAGCTAACTGCGGCGCTTCCACAGTTTGTACATCGGAACAAGGTCAGATGAACAAATTATTATCGGGCTCTGATAATATACCTGTTTTTACCGGAGATGCATCAAGTGACATGACAGTGCAAGTTTGGATAAGACGTTTAGAGGCACTAGCAAAGATATTTAACTGGAATGAACGCTTTCTTATTTATCAAATGACGACCAAATTTGCCGGAAACGCTCGGTTATGGTTTAATTCCCAACAAGATATTGATTATACGTGGGACCAATGGAAACATAAATTAATAAGTGATTTTCCTGAAGGACGGGGCATAGCTTCAAAATTGTATGATTTTGTTAACGTGAAACGTGAgaataatgaaaatattttggaCTTTTATTACAAAAAGTTAGTACTAGGAAAGAAATGTGACCAACCAGATCACGTTATAACTGACGTCATTATTTTCACGTTGAATGATCCCTTATTGAGAGCTGGTGCGCGGGGTGCCGCTTGCCGTGATACTAAAAGtctattgaaatatttaacagATGCTGGTTTtgattatacaaataaaagtaaGGATAGTCCAGTGAAAAACGATGCGGGTAAATCTAATACAGCGCACAAACAGTCTCAGCGCGATGACGTCACTTGCTATAAATGCGGTATTAAAGGTCATATCTCTTTGAATTGCACAAAAACCGATGTAAAGCAATGTGATCGTTGTTCTAAATATGGGCATGATAGTACTGATTGCAAGGAGCAGAAACATTGTACCAATTGCGACAAGTGGGGTCACGTCGCTGACAACTGTTTGCGCAAGAAAGACTTAAATACGAAACCACcaaaattgttttaaatatcAGATGTTGATGTAAATGATAGACAATAATTATCACAAAACTGTTTTGATCAATAATGTTGACTTAATGGCCTACGTGGATTGTTGTGTCTAAGCTTATGGTGGCTATCTATTGGTGAAATAACAGCTCACATTGCGGTAGATCAGGCTTCAGCTACAGTGCCAATTTATGTGGTAGAGAGTTTGATGTTATAGGATGTCGAAGTCGTTTACATGAATGTTTTGTCGAACTTGAACTTATAAGTCATAGTCCCGAAAGTTTAGTTTTTCATTTAGGCTCGAATTCCTCTCGAAGCTTTTTTTTCATATAAAGTGATTTCCAACGCTGAAGAAATTCGAAAAGAAGTGGCTGGTCATCTACCATACACTTGAATACGAATCACATGCAAACTCGTTATGATTGAAATTAATTTTGGCTTTACAGTTTAATATTAATGATTTAGTCCAAGTTGAAGGTACAATATTGAAAAAGTGTATAACTAGTAGTGGGAAATCAGTTGACAAGTAAGGTTCTTATAAGGTTCTGAATGATCGATACGATGAGGTTAAAGCGGTCAATTCACGtggagaaaaaaaaacgtaatagAGGTATTATAGCTGCggataaaataaaaccgtttagaTTTCGAGAGAACTctgacttaaaaaaatatataaggaCGATTATGAATCCCAAATTCGGTGGTATTATCtgtcaacaaataaattaaagaaaaagcTGGCGATTATAATTACCCAGTTGGCTTGCCCATTTTCTAAATAGAACGTTAAAACATATAAAAGCTTGTTGTAATCCTAAGTTTAGATGTGATCATAAAATAATCTTAATCTATATCAGTGATCTAATAATATTGTTTAGTCAACtaggtattatttttgttgttttctgacataattgatttaaaaaaaagattgttgttatattaaataatattgccATACCTTAagagattttattatttaatcattcatcaaagcaaaataataataaagcgagTCATACCTGAAGGTCATGTCACTCAT encodes:
- the LOC134676847 gene encoding uncharacterized protein LOC134676847 — its product is MEKITENHNNIQNFKGDQLNIDRNKNLYVAGRISAVALKGFLKIAKFCFIPTVSAAAKDDTPKKPPPMKYKDLPIYECPHYRWKEFENDKIKCPDRKVTHEFLLPTVTEYRKQVSEIINTATKELKDTYTEISRDYRAAEKKILSKMRSPEYKNQRMAFVGAAGIAGFLKGRYVLKRIFLSSALLFVTGSLCFPEETDEATRTVFYMIGKAFVPLYNFYFNTDWLMRERVPCERDLPKIPSPPTKPLPACQPPKK